The segment TGCCATTAAAAGAAATTTGTAACACAATCGATTATCTTAAATGATCTATCCAAGCAATTAGCGCTAGTGCTAGGTTAATCTGATTGCCACTTCTGGCGTCACCAACACCTGCCGCTTGTTGTCGCATTGCGCTAATTAGCTTCGATCTATCAAATATTCCCAGATCGTTAATCTGAGACTGCTGCACCATTGCTTCTAATAACGCTAAATTTTGCGAAAGTCCTTTCCAATAAACATGATTGAAGCTGGGCTGAAACCGTCTCGTTCGGATAGGTTCGGGTAGAATGCCTTGCATCGTCCGATGTAAAACAGGTTTTTTAATGCCAGGTTCCTCTCTCAAAGCTCTCGGTAAGCCTAAACAGAACGTAACTAGACGCGGATCTAAAAAAGGATGCGTAATCCGAATACCGAGAGGTGCACCCAGATACCAAGATGCCCAGTTCCCGACCGCTGATCGCAACCCAAGCAATGTGGAAGACTGCTCGACTGGATACTGACGCATTTCGCAAACCGTTGCCCAAATTCTATCGTGTAGCGCATAGTTTTTTGCGAATTCAGACCGAATCCAAGGAGGAAGATCAAACAGCCCTAATTTGGGAAACTGTCCACAACGATTTTGTAAACGGGCAAGGGTTGTTTGTAGAGGTACCACCAGTAGGGGTTCAATCGCAAAACGAAATAATACGGTTGAAAAGCTTTGATTTTGAGCTTGTGCCCATTTATGCGCCTGTTGCACCATTGTTAACCAGTGACCTTGATACATCAAATCTGCTAAATACATGCGATTACCTTCTGTCACCAGTTCAGCCCCACCTCCACCTAAAATAGTTGTCACCCCTAGCTGATGTGCGGTATTGACCAGTACCCTCTCCATCGCCAAATGAAACAGCCCTGCATAAGGTTCATCATGTTCCGGAATATGGTAGCTAGTAAACCAATCAAAATCCAACGCTGCATCACCATTGACAAAATGTGGACAGATAGATTTACTCTGGTCGATCACCATTTGAATGTACTGCTTCTCACTTGCTAGACTTGACATTTGGTAGACTAGTGACAGTGTATGAAGATTCTGGGTGCTATTGTTTGCTGCTAAAAGTTGATCTAAAACACACACAATCGATGAACTATCTCGACCGCCTGAAAGATGGGCAGCAAAAGATTCTGCTCGAATACGATCGTGAATTACTTGACGAAAGAGTTGTAGGAATCTAGCACCTGCTTCATCAGCCTGGATTGTCCCCAAGTTCGGAATCTGCTGTATCCAATCCCAAGACCACAACACAGTTGATTGTCCAGTCGATTGTAGTGCTAGAAGTTTCCCTGGAAGCACACGATGAATGTTTGTGAAAGCAGTTTGCTCAGTTGCCAACTCTACACAAGCATATGGAAATGTGAGAAATGATGCCAGAAAACCTGGATTAATTTCGGCTTGAATTCGCTGTGCAAGTTGCCTTAAATTCGTACTAATGTAAACCGTATCCTTACAACTACACCAATACAGAGGATAACTACCCAATGGATCGCGCAGAGCTAGAATCTTCCGTTGTTGTAAATCAAACAGAACTAGCGCAAATTCTCCTTCAATCTGCGCTAAGCCTTGGGTACCCTGCTGTTGAAAACAAGCCAATGCTAAGGCTGCATCTGAAGCAAAACTTGAGACTGGTATTACAGCGTGAGAACGGCTGAAATCAGGGCACGAGTGGAGCCGTCCCATTAAAATCACGGCTGTTTGCGTTGTCGGATCTTGAGCAAACGTGATTAAGGGGTATTGATTAGAATTTGTTGGGGTGGAGCAATGATAGTGAAAAACAGCGGGTTCACTCGATCGAGCAGTCACTTCAAATCCGGTTTGCATTGTCATCTCCGTTCTTTTACAAATACTTTTATGTAAATACTCAATGGATGAGAATTTTTCTCGTGGGATGCGTTAATGCTAGTGCTAATGTTTTGTGAAACTAAACCTTGACACTTTACTTCTA is part of the Trichocoleus sp. genome and harbors:
- a CDS encoding asparagine synthase-related protein yields the protein MTMQTGFEVTARSSEPAVFHYHCSTPTNSNQYPLITFAQDPTTQTAVILMGRLHSCPDFSRSHAVIPVSSFASDAALALACFQQQGTQGLAQIEGEFALVLFDLQQRKILALRDPLGSYPLYWCSCKDTVYISTNLRQLAQRIQAEINPGFLASFLTFPYACVELATEQTAFTNIHRVLPGKLLALQSTGQSTVLWSWDWIQQIPNLGTIQADEAGARFLQLFRQVIHDRIRAESFAAHLSGGRDSSSIVCVLDQLLAANNSTQNLHTLSLVYQMSSLASEKQYIQMVIDQSKSICPHFVNGDAALDFDWFTSYHIPEHDEPYAGLFHLAMERVLVNTAHQLGVTTILGGGGAELVTEGNRMYLADLMYQGHWLTMVQQAHKWAQAQNQSFSTVLFRFAIEPLLVVPLQTTLARLQNRCGQFPKLGLFDLPPWIRSEFAKNYALHDRIWATVCEMRQYPVEQSSTLLGLRSAVGNWASWYLGAPLGIRITHPFLDPRLVTFCLGLPRALREEPGIKKPVLHRTMQGILPEPIRTRRFQPSFNHVYWKGLSQNLALLEAMVQQSQINDLGIFDRSKLISAMRQQAAGVGDARSGNQINLALALIAWIDHLR